A portion of the Corynebacterium occultum genome contains these proteins:
- the map gene encoding type I methionyl aminopeptidase has protein sequence MGFRSKKRQIPAKTPGELEAMQAAGELVGRTLQAVKAAAKPGVSTLELDQIAETTIREGGAIPSFLGYHGFTGSICASLNEVVVHGIPNSETILQPGDLLSVDCGATLDGWVGDSAWSFGIGELDEDVEKLNQATEWVLMEGLKAMVPGNRLTDVSHALEMATRRAEQKFDVLLGIVDGYGGHGIGREMHEDPYLANEGKAGRGPMIQEGSVLAIEPMLTLGTVDSAVLEDEWTVVTLDGSWSAHWEHTVAATAEGPRILTPRY, from the coding sequence ATGGGATTTCGATCAAAGAAGCGCCAGATACCGGCTAAAACCCCCGGTGAACTCGAGGCCATGCAGGCTGCCGGTGAACTCGTCGGCCGTACCCTCCAGGCGGTGAAGGCAGCCGCCAAGCCCGGGGTGAGCACCCTCGAACTCGATCAGATCGCGGAAACCACCATCCGGGAGGGTGGGGCAATCCCCAGCTTCCTCGGTTACCACGGTTTCACCGGTTCGATCTGTGCCTCACTCAATGAGGTCGTCGTTCACGGCATCCCCAATAGCGAGACCATCCTGCAGCCCGGTGACCTGCTCTCCGTCGACTGTGGTGCCACCCTGGACGGCTGGGTCGGTGATTCGGCCTGGTCCTTCGGGATCGGTGAACTCGATGAAGATGTCGAGAAATTGAACCAGGCCACCGAATGGGTGCTGATGGAAGGCCTTAAGGCCATGGTCCCGGGCAACCGGTTGACCGATGTCTCCCATGCCCTGGAGATGGCCACCCGCCGCGCGGAGCAGAAGTTCGATGTTCTCCTGGGGATCGTCGACGGCTACGGCGGGCATGGTATCGGCCGTGAAATGCATGAGGACCCCTACCTGGCCAATGAGGGCAAGGCTGGCCGGGGTCCGATGATCCAGGAGGGGTCGGTGTTGGCGATTGAGCCGATGCTGACCCTGGGCACGGTGGACAGTGCGGTTCTCGAGGATGAGTGGACCGTGGTCACCCTTGACGGTTCCTGGTCCGCCCACTGGGAACACACCGTGGCCGCCACCGCTGAAGGACCCCGCATCCTGACCCCGCGATACTAG
- a CDS encoding L,D-transpeptidase produces the protein MFHKPSHAQPTSIKRRLAVFASAGVTALALLSTPISASAAPQLPVNGSSDFLNIEDIESQLREFGSSTDQAARDAAWRTRQDLHAQAENLPGDASRAAQQAVDNAVNAVFPGLIAARTAPAPAPAPAPRVAPAPAPAPAPAPAFDRGSCPTHADACIDIDGGRSWLQENGQVVYGAVPVSSGAAGPTTATPRGTFYVNRKVKDEISYEFNNAPMPYAIYFTYNGHAFHEGNVNTTSAGCVRLNHNDAVHYFSNLQIGDMVYIY, from the coding sequence ATGTTCCATAAGCCTTCCCACGCCCAGCCGACATCGATCAAGCGGCGCCTGGCCGTGTTCGCCTCTGCTGGCGTCACGGCACTCGCCCTGCTCAGCACTCCGATCAGCGCGAGCGCAGCCCCGCAGCTGCCGGTGAACGGATCCTCCGACTTCCTCAACATCGAAGACATCGAATCTCAGCTGCGTGAGTTCGGCAGCTCCACTGACCAGGCCGCACGTGATGCTGCCTGGCGTACCCGCCAGGATCTGCATGCTCAGGCAGAAAACCTGCCCGGGGATGCCTCCCGGGCGGCCCAGCAGGCCGTCGACAATGCCGTGAACGCCGTGTTTCCGGGACTGATCGCCGCCCGCACCGCACCGGCACCGGCGCCCGCACCGGCCCCCCGCGTGGCTCCTGCCCCTGCACCAGCTCCGGCTCCGGCACCAGCCTTCGACCGTGGTTCCTGCCCGACCCATGCTGATGCCTGCATCGACATTGATGGCGGCCGTTCCTGGCTGCAGGAGAATGGCCAGGTCGTCTATGGTGCGGTTCCGGTGTCCTCCGGAGCTGCCGGACCGACCACTGCAACCCCGCGTGGCACCTTCTACGTCAACCGCAAGGTCAAGGACGAGATCAGCTACGAGTTCAACAATGCGCCGATGCCCTACGCGATCTACTTCACCTACAACGGCCACGCCTTCCATGAGGGCAATGTGAACACCACCTCCGCCGGTTGCGTCCGCCTCAACCACAATGATGCGGTCCATTACTTCAGCAACCTCCAGATCGGTGACATGGTCTACATCTACTGA
- the infA gene encoding translation initiation factor IF-1, with the protein MAKEGAIEVEGRIVEPLPNAMFRVELDNGHKVLAHISGKMRQHYIRILPEDRVVVELSPYDLTRGRIVYRYK; encoded by the coding sequence ATGGCTAAGGAAGGCGCAATCGAGGTTGAGGGTCGCATCGTCGAACCTCTACCGAATGCAATGTTCCGTGTCGAGCTCGACAATGGGCACAAGGTTCTCGCTCACATCAGTGGCAAGATGCGCCAGCACTACATCCGTATCCTCCCCGAGGATCGCGTCGTCGTGGAGCTTTCTCCCTACGATTTGACTCGCGGACGCATCGTCTACCGCTACAAGTAA
- the rpsM gene encoding 30S ribosomal protein S13: MARLAGVDLPRNKRMEVALTYIYGIGPARAEQLLEQTGVSPDLRTDNLTDEQIAALRDVIENSWKVEGDLRREVQADIRRKIEIGSYQGLRHRRGLPVRGQRTKTNARTRKGPKKTIAGKKK; the protein is encoded by the coding sequence ATGGCACGTCTTGCTGGAGTTGACCTCCCGCGCAACAAGCGCATGGAAGTCGCTCTCACCTACATCTACGGCATCGGCCCCGCCCGTGCTGAGCAGCTTCTGGAGCAGACCGGCGTCTCTCCTGACCTGCGTACCGACAACCTCACTGATGAGCAGATCGCTGCTCTGCGTGACGTGATTGAAAACTCCTGGAAGGTCGAGGGTGATCTTCGCCGCGAAGTCCAGGCTGATATCCGTCGCAAGATTGAGATTGGCAGCTACCAGGGTCTGCGCCACCGTCGTGGCCTCCCGGTCCGCGGCCAGCGCACCAAGACCAACGCACGTACGCGTAAGGGTCCGAAGAAGACCATCGCCGGAAAGAAGAAGTAA
- the rpsK gene encoding 30S ribosomal protein S11 translates to MPPKTRSSARRRVVKKNVAQGHAYIKSTFNNTIVSITDTTGAVISWASSGHVGFKGSRKSTPFAAQMAAENAARKAMDHGMKKVDVFVKGPGSGRETAIRSLQAAGLEVNSISDVTPQPHNGCRPPKRRRV, encoded by the coding sequence ATGCCCCCGAAGACTCGCTCTAGCGCGCGCCGTCGCGTTGTAAAGAAGAACGTGGCCCAGGGCCACGCCTACATCAAGTCCACCTTCAACAACACCATCGTGTCGATCACCGACACCACCGGTGCTGTGATCTCCTGGGCTTCCTCCGGCCACGTCGGTTTCAAGGGTTCACGTAAGTCGACCCCCTTCGCCGCTCAGATGGCTGCTGAGAACGCTGCCCGCAAGGCAATGGATCACGGCATGAAGAAGGTTGACGTTTTCGTCAAGGGTCCGGGCTCGGGCCGCGAAACCGCTATCCGTTCCCTTCAGGCTGCCGGCCTGGAGGTCAACTCGATCTCCGACGTGACTCCGCAGCCGCACAACGGCTGCCGTCCGCCGAAGCGCCGTCGGGTTTAA
- the rpsD gene encoding 30S ribosomal protein S4: MARYTGPATRKSRRLRVDLIGGDMSFERRPYPPGQAGRARIKESEYLLQLQEKQKARFTYGVMEKQFRRYYAEANRRSGKTGDNLVILLESRLDNVVYRSGLANTRRQARQLVSHGHFTVNGKRVNVPSYQVSQYDIIDVRAKSQKMNWFEEAQENLVNAIVPAWLQVVPSTLRILVHQLPERAQIDVPLQEQLIVEFYSK, from the coding sequence ATGGCTCGTTATACCGGCCCCGCAACCCGCAAGTCCCGTCGTCTGCGCGTAGACCTTATCGGCGGAGACATGTCCTTCGAGCGTCGCCCCTACCCTCCGGGTCAGGCTGGCCGCGCCCGCATCAAGGAGTCTGAGTACCTCCTGCAGCTGCAGGAGAAGCAGAAGGCTCGTTTCACCTACGGTGTGATGGAGAAGCAGTTCCGTCGTTACTACGCCGAGGCTAACCGTCGCTCCGGCAAGACCGGTGACAACCTGGTCATCCTGCTCGAGTCCCGTCTCGACAACGTGGTCTACCGCTCTGGTCTGGCCAACACCCGTCGTCAGGCTCGTCAGCTGGTTTCCCACGGTCACTTCACCGTGAACGGCAAGCGCGTCAACGTCCCGTCCTACCAGGTCTCGCAGTACGACATCATCGATGTCCGTGCGAAGTCTCAGAAGATGAACTGGTTCGAAGAGGCTCAGGAAAACCTGGTCAACGCCATTGTTCCGGCTTGGCTGCAGGTCGTTCCGTCCACCCTGCGCATCCTCGTGCACCAGCTGCCCGAGCGCGCTCAGATCGACGTTCCGCTGCAGGAGCAGCTCATCGTCGAGTTCTACTCGAAGTAA
- a CDS encoding DNA-directed RNA polymerase subunit alpha, giving the protein MLISQRPTITEEYIDSARSKFVIEPLEPGFGYTLGNSLRRTLLSSIPGAAVTSIKVDGVLHEFTTINGVKEDVSDIVLNIKGLVLSSDSDEPVVMYLSKEGPGEVTAGDIQPPAGVEIHNPDLHIASLNEQGRLDIELVVERGRGYVPAALANTSGDVGRIPVDQIYSPVLKVSYKVEATRVEQRTDFDKLIIDVETKNSITARDAIASAGKTLVELFGLARELNTAAEGIEIGPSPQETEYIAAYSMPIEDLNFSVRSYNCLKRQEIHTVGELAECTESDLLDIRNFGQKSINEVKIKLAGLDLTLKDAPEDFDPSSLEGYDAATGDYIDLEAEGSE; this is encoded by the coding sequence ATGCTCATTTCCCAGCGCCCCACCATTACCGAGGAGTACATCGACTCTGCGCGTTCGAAGTTCGTCATCGAGCCGCTCGAGCCGGGTTTCGGTTACACCCTCGGTAACTCGCTGCGCCGTACCCTGCTGTCCTCCATTCCGGGTGCAGCAGTGACCAGCATCAAGGTGGATGGTGTGCTCCACGAGTTCACCACCATCAACGGTGTGAAGGAGGATGTCTCCGACATCGTCCTGAACATCAAGGGTCTGGTCCTGTCCTCCGACTCCGATGAGCCGGTCGTCATGTACCTCAGCAAGGAAGGCCCGGGAGAGGTCACCGCCGGCGACATTCAGCCGCCGGCAGGTGTGGAGATCCACAACCCGGATCTGCACATCGCCTCCCTGAATGAGCAGGGTCGTCTGGACATCGAGCTAGTTGTCGAGCGTGGCCGCGGTTACGTTCCGGCAGCCCTGGCGAACACCTCGGGAGATGTCGGCCGGATCCCGGTCGATCAGATCTACTCCCCGGTGCTGAAGGTCAGCTATAAGGTCGAGGCCACTCGTGTTGAGCAGCGCACCGACTTTGACAAGCTGATCATCGATGTCGAGACCAAGAACTCCATCACGGCACGCGATGCGATCGCATCTGCTGGCAAGACCCTCGTCGAACTGTTCGGCCTCGCCCGCGAGCTGAACACCGCTGCTGAAGGCATCGAGATCGGACCCTCCCCCCAGGAGACCGAGTACATCGCCGCCTACAGCATGCCGATCGAGGACCTGAACTTCTCCGTTCGTTCCTACAACTGCCTGAAGCGTCAGGAAATCCACACCGTCGGTGAGCTCGCAGAGTGCACCGAGTCGGATCTGCTGGATATCCGCAACTTCGGTCAGAAGTCGATCAACGAAGTGAAGATCAAGCTGGCTGGCCTGGATCTGACCCTGAAGGATGCACCCGAGGACTTTGATCCCTCCTCCCTGGAGGGCTATGACGCCGCCACCGGTGACTACATCGACCTCGAGGCTGAAGGCTCCGAGTAA
- the rplQ gene encoding 50S ribosomal protein L17 — MPTPKKGARLGGSASNQKKILSNLAAQLFEHGAIKTTDAKAKTLRPYAEKLITKAKSGSVADRRLVLAQIPHKDVVAYLFNELAPKFEGREGGYTRIVKLENRKGDNAPMSQISLVLEETVSTEASRATRAAASKKAAEETAAEAPAEEENTEAAEAEATEAPAEEAAAEATEAPAEEK; from the coding sequence ATGCCTACCCCGAAGAAGGGCGCCCGTCTCGGCGGCTCCGCGTCCAACCAGAAGAAGATTCTCTCGAATCTTGCTGCCCAGCTTTTTGAGCACGGTGCCATCAAGACCACCGATGCCAAGGCCAAGACCCTGCGTCCCTACGCGGAGAAGCTGATCACCAAGGCCAAGTCCGGCTCCGTTGCCGACCGTCGCCTGGTGCTCGCGCAGATCCCGCACAAGGATGTCGTGGCTTACCTGTTCAACGAGCTCGCTCCGAAGTTCGAGGGCCGTGAGGGTGGTTACACCCGCATCGTCAAGCTCGAGAACCGCAAGGGCGACAACGCTCCGATGAGCCAGATTTCCCTGGTTCTGGAGGAGACCGTCTCCACCGAGGCCAGCCGCGCAACCCGCGCTGCCGCCTCCAAGAAGGCCGCTGAGGAAACTGCTGCTGAGGCTCCGGCCGAGGAGGAGAACACCGAAGCTGCAGAGGCTGAGGCAACCGAGGCTCCGGCCGAGGAAGCTGCTGCTGAGGCAACTGAGGCTCCGGCCGAGGAGAAGTAA
- a CDS encoding DUF998 domain-containing protein — protein MLYRISGILLILSSLLGFLGQIFALALWEGYYLFGHHLIGDLGVSACEQIRDDSGPRYICSPGHDWFNYGTALSGILLLIGAVVLVAAGRETGPAEKVAGFYPVGVALIISGITMSVVGFFPSDVNAPLHDAAATTRVLATWVAMVTATWVVGGAVAKQQMPILHGSSRILSLILLLVSVGAFALLFSGGGSTPGFYQRLSFEVLSVWTILLGAVLYRVPGRGQREEKKRRQREQFRAAQQERDEAVRKAVENLEGN, from the coding sequence ATGCTCTACCGCATCTCCGGAATACTCCTGATCTTGAGTTCACTTCTCGGTTTCCTCGGCCAGATTTTCGCCCTGGCGCTGTGGGAGGGTTACTACCTTTTCGGCCATCACCTCATCGGCGATCTGGGGGTCTCTGCCTGCGAACAGATCCGGGATGATTCCGGGCCGCGTTATATCTGCAGTCCCGGCCATGACTGGTTCAATTATGGCACCGCCCTTTCCGGCATTCTGCTGCTCATCGGCGCCGTGGTGCTGGTGGCCGCGGGAAGGGAAACCGGCCCTGCGGAAAAGGTGGCCGGCTTTTATCCGGTGGGCGTCGCCCTGATCATCTCCGGTATCACGATGAGCGTGGTCGGGTTCTTCCCCAGTGATGTCAATGCCCCGCTTCACGACGCCGCGGCCACCACCCGGGTGCTGGCCACCTGGGTGGCCATGGTCACCGCCACCTGGGTGGTCGGCGGGGCCGTCGCAAAGCAGCAGATGCCCATCCTGCACGGAAGCAGCCGCATCCTCAGCCTCATCCTGCTGCTGGTTTCGGTGGGAGCTTTCGCCCTGCTGTTCAGCGGTGGTGGGAGCACACCGGGGTTTTATCAGCGTTTGAGCTTTGAGGTGCTCTCGGTGTGGACCATCCTGCTGGGGGCGGTGCTCTATCGGGTGCCGGGCCGGGGGCAGCGGGAAGAGAAGAAGCGGCGGCAGCGGGAACAGTTCCGGGCCGCCCAGCAGGAACGTGATGAAGCCGTGAGAAAGGCAGTGGAGAACCTTGAGGGAAACTAG